The Thermodesulfobacteriota bacterium DNA window CATCCACTGAGATATGCAAGCTATATTCTGAATGCTGTGCTGGGTGGAGGGATGAGTTCACGTTTATTCCAAGAAATAAGGGAAAAAAGAGGGTTAGTTTATTCAGTGTATTCTTATATGTCAGCATATTTTGATACGGGGCTGTTCACAATATACGCTGGTACCGATGGAGATGCCTTAAGGAAGGTGATTAAATTGGTTATAAAGGAACTTAAGGGGCTTAAAATCAATGCCCTGAAAAAAAGGCAACTACAAATGGCAAAAGAACAACTTAAAGGAAATCTGATACTAGCGTGTGAAAATATTGATAACAGGATGAGCAGGCTTGCCAAGAGTGAGATATATTTCGGGAAGTTTATTACCGTAGATGAGATAATCAATGGTATTGAAAAGGTGACTTCAGAGGAGATTACCCACTTGGCAGAGGAGATCTTTAATAAGGACTACCTCTCACTGGCCGTTCTTGGGCATATGAAAGAAAAGGATTTTACAAACGACCTATTGGAGGTTTGACGGGTTACTTTCCGCTTAATTCTACCCCGAACTATCGTTTGAAGATAAATGTGTCTAAATATATTCGTGAAACAACCTTTCTGCGTTTTTATAAAATATTTTCTCGTAAAATGAATAGTCCATCCCCCGTTCTAACCACCCTAAGACACTATTTCGGTAATCATAAGGGATATTCGGAAAATCACTCCCAAACAGGATACGGTCCGAAATCTCATAGAGTCTTTCGTTGCTCACAGAGCGCATTTTATCATCAAAGACAGTATTGTTCTTGACGCATATCATCGCACTGTCGAAATAGAGGTTCGGATACTCTTTTGTGAGAGACCACATCGCTTCATACTCGTCAGTACCCATATGGGGAACAACTACCTTCATTTCAGGATACTCTTCCATTAGATGTTCCAAATATTTAACACCCGTATAAGGGCTTTGCAAATTTGTTTCAGGAAAGTAATTTGTATACGTCGGTCCCGTACCTACGTGGATCAACAACACTTTGTCATATTCTATTATTTTATCATAAATGGGTTTCATTCGTTGGTCATATACATAGAAGTCCGTTACCATAAGTTGGAGTTTAATGCCCTCAAAGCCTAATTCACCTAGTATCCGGTCTGTCTCTTCCACCCTGTCTTCATCACCAGGGTGGATTGTTCCGAAAGGGATAGCTATGCCTTTCAATTGAGGAGACGAACAGAAGGAATATGTCCAGTCATTCATTGAACGAGCGACGCCACGTTTGTGG harbors:
- a CDS encoding amidohydrolase family protein; translation: MIQYDDFQYFDVHVHFFPRNLLDSIWKYFEDYYWPIYLKDTAENLAFKLVSDFKVKHFLTLNYAHKRGVARSMNDWTYSFCSSPQLKGIAIPFGTIHPGDEDRVEETDRILGELGFEGIKLQLMVTDFYVYDQRMKPIYDKIIEYDKVLLIHVGTGPTYTNYFPETNLQSPYTGVKYLEHLMEEYPEMKVVVPHMGTDEYEAMWSLTKEYPNLYFDSAMICVKNNTVFDDKMRSVSNERLYEISDRILFGSDFPNIPYDYRNSVLGWLERGMDYSFYEKIFYKNAERLFHEYI